The window GTCGGCACGGTGGGTGACAGGGTCGGCACGGGTGGGTTACAGGGACGGCGCTGTAGGCAGCAGGGTCGGCGCTGTGGATACCAGGGACGGCGCGCGATTCCGGCCTCGGCACCTCACCGTCGGCCCAGCGCCGGCACTAGCGAACCAGCCCCAGCTCAGGGTCCTCGCGGAGCTTCCCGAGCGCTCGTGACACCGCCGACTTCACCGTGCCGACGGAGACCCCGAGCACCTCGGCCGTCTGGACCTCGCTGAGGTCCTCGTAGTACCGCAGGACGACCATCGCCCGCTGCCTCGCCGGCAGCCGCGTGATCGCGCGCCACATCGCGTCGTGCAGCGCCTGCCGCTCCGCCGGATCGTCGTCGTGGCCGGGCGCGGGCTCCGGCTCGGGCAGCTCGTCGCAGGCGAACTCGTCCACCTTGCGCTTGCGCCACTGCGAGGTCCGCGTGTTCAGCAGCGCCCTGCGCACATAGCCGTCGAGCGCGCGATGGTCCTCGATGCGTTCCCAGGCGACGTACGTCTTGGTGAGCGCGGTCTGCAGCAGGTCCTCCGCGTCGCTCGGGTTCGCGGTCAGCGACCGGGCGGTACGCAGCAGCACCGGCTGGCGGGCCCGCACGTACGACGTGAAGGAGGGATACGTCGCATTCGGCAGGGACCGCGTCGCGGCGTCGGAAGCGCTGGTGCAGACGGGTGTGGTCATGGCTCCACGCTATGAGCGGCCCCTGCCTCAGCGGATCGGCCGCAGGTGCCGAAGCATCGTCCGCCTCAGGTTGTAGGGGTGGGGCTGACTCCACCTCCTGAAGGTGGACGAGCGGGGGACACATACTGCGGGATTACCCCTGGGGGTCACCCGTCGGCAGCAAGAACCAGCCCCGACGTCGGCACGCCCGTACCCGCCGTCACCAGTACCCGCCCCGCCCCGGATATCTGGTTCACGGACGTCCCCCGCACCTGCCTCACCCCCTCCGCGATGCCGTTCATCCCGTGCAGATACGCCTCCCCGAGCTGCCCCCCGTGCGTGTTGAGCGGCAGCCGCTCCTCGGCCACGAAGTCCCCGGCCTCCCCCTTTCCACAGAACCCGAACTCCTCCAACTGCATCAGCACGAAAGGAGTGAAGTGGTCGTACAGGATCCCCACGTCGATCTCCCCCGGCCCCAGCCCTGCCGTCCGCCACAGCTGCCGCGCCACCACGGCCATCTCCGGCAGGCCGGTGAGGTCGTCCCGGTAGAAGCTCGTCATCTGCTCCTGCCCTCGGCCGGCGCCCTGGGCCGCCGCCGCTATGACGGCCGGCGGACGGGGCAGGTCACGGGCCCGGTCGACGGTCGTGACGACGAGCGCTTGGCCGCCGTCCGTCTCCTGGCAGCAGTCCAGCAGCCGCAGTGGCTCGACGATCCAGCGCGAGGCCGCGTGGTCGGCGAGGGTGATGGGTCTGCCGTGGAAGTACGCGGCCGGGTTGGTTGCCGCGTACTTGCGGTCGACGACGGCCACATGCCCGAACACCTCCGGCGTCAGCCCGTACGTGTGCAGATATCGCTGGGCCGCCATCGCCACCCAGGAGGCCGGCGTGAGCAGCCCGAACGGCAGCGACCAGCCGAGCGCCGCCCCCTCCGCCGACTGTTCCCGGTGCTGTACTCCCGACCCGAAGCGCCGCCCCGACCGCTCGTTGAACGCCCGGTAGCAGACCACCACCTCCGCGACCCCCGTGGCCACGGCGAGCGCCGCCTGCTGGACGGTCGCGCAGGCCGCGCCGCCGCCGTAGTGGACCCGGGAGAAGAAGGACAGCTCGCCCATCCCGCAGGCCTGGGCCACGGTGATCTCCGGGCTGGTGTCCATCGTGAACGTCACCATCCCGTCCACGTCCCCGGGCGTCAGCCCCGCGTCGTCCAGGGCGGCCCGCACCGCCTCCACGGCCAGCCGGAGTTCGCTGCGTCCCGAGTCCTTGGAGAACTCGGTGGCCCCGACACCGACAATCGCCGCCCGGCCGGCCAGGGCGTCCCGCGCGCGGACACTCATGCGGGACCCTCCGACGATGCAGTGCCCGCGGCCCTCGCCGGCACGCTCTCCGTCACCCCAGCCGGCACGCCATCCGCCGCCTGCACCGGCACGCTGACTGCCGCCCCAGCCCGGGCACTGACGGCAGCCTCAGCCGGGACGGTCACCGTCACCGTGCCGGTCACGTGTCTGCCGATGCCGTTCGCACCGACCACCCGTACCGTCGCCGTGTCGCCGTCGACCTCCTCGATCCTGCCCGTCAACACCATCGTGTCTCCCGGGTAGTTGGGCGCCCCGAGTCGTATGGCCACCCTGCGCAGTTCGGCCGTCGGTCCGAAGTGGTCGGTGATGTAGCGGCCGACCAGGCCATTGGTCGTGAGGATGTTCATGAAGATGTCGGGAGAGCCCTTCTGGCGGGCCAACTCCGCGTCGTGGTGCACGTCCTGGTAGTCGCGTGAGGCGATGGCCCCGGCGACGATCAACGTGCGGGTGATCGGGACCTCCAGCGGCGGCAGTTCGTCACCGACCTTGAGGTGATTCCCCGTCGCTCCCTCACCGGCCCTCATGCGACGACCTCCTGCATCTGCTGAGCCTCCTGAGCGCGCCAGACAGGCAGCACCAACCCCTCGTCGTACTCCTGGAATTCGAGCCGCACCGGCAGCCCGATCCGCACCTTGTCGTACGGCACCCCCACCACGTTGCCGATCATCCGCACGCCCTCGGCCAGTTCGATCAGGCCGACCGCGTAGGGAGGGTCGAAGGCGGGGAACGGTGGGTGGTGCATCACGACGTACGAATAGACCGTGCCCTCGCCACTCGCCCCGACCGTGTCCCAGTCCAGGCCGCCGCAGGCGTTGCAGCCGGGCAGCCAGGGGTGGCGCAGAGTGCCGCAGCCCGTGCAACGCTGGATGAGCAGGCTGCGCCGCTGGACGCCCTCCCAGAAGGCGGCGTTGTCGCGGTTGACTACGGGGCGGGGGCGAGCAGGCTTCTTGTGCTGCTCTGACTGACCGGCCCGACCTGCGGGTGCGTACTTGAGGATGCGGAAGCGGTGGGTGCCCGCCAGGTCGGTGCCGACACGGATGTTCATGCGGGTCGTGACGAAGTACCCCGTGCCGAGCTTCGTCGTCTTCTTCTCCGACACCGACTCGATCACCGAGTCGAAGGTGATCTCGTCCCCGGGTCGCAAGGGCCGTAGATACTCCTGGTCGCAGTCGGTGGCGACCACCGAGGTGTAGCCCGCATCGTCGAGCAGGCCGAGCAGCTCGTCGTACGCGTGCGTGCCTCTCGT of the Streptomyces sp. T12 genome contains:
- a CDS encoding SigE family RNA polymerase sigma factor, with translation MTTPVCTSASDAATRSLPNATYPSFTSYVRARQPVLLRTARSLTANPSDAEDLLQTALTKTYVAWERIEDHRALDGYVRRALLNTRTSQWRKRKVDEFACDELPEPEPAPGHDDDPAERQALHDAMWRAITRLPARQRAMVVLRYYEDLSEVQTAEVLGVSVGTVKSAVSRALGKLREDPELGLVR
- a CDS encoding lipid-transfer protein, whose translation is MSVRARDALAGRAAIVGVGATEFSKDSGRSELRLAVEAVRAALDDAGLTPGDVDGMVTFTMDTSPEITVAQACGMGELSFFSRVHYGGGAACATVQQAALAVATGVAEVVVCYRAFNERSGRRFGSGVQHREQSAEGAALGWSLPFGLLTPASWVAMAAQRYLHTYGLTPEVFGHVAVVDRKYAATNPAAYFHGRPITLADHAASRWIVEPLRLLDCCQETDGGQALVVTTVDRARDLPRPPAVIAAAAQGAGRGQEQMTSFYRDDLTGLPEMAVVARQLWRTAGLGPGEIDVGILYDHFTPFVLMQLEEFGFCGKGEAGDFVAEERLPLNTHGGQLGEAYLHGMNGIAEGVRQVRGTSVNQISGAGRVLVTAGTGVPTSGLVLAADG
- a CDS encoding bifunctional MaoC family dehydratase N-terminal/OB-fold nucleic acid binding domain-containing protein; amino-acid sequence: MSYEPVVSHEAEASDEFGTRLKVYEGQRAAVARAGKDPVNAPMIRHWCEAMGDTNPAYSGPDAIAPPTMLQAWTMSGLSGHTRGTHAYDELLGLLDDAGYTSVVATDCDQEYLRPLRPGDEITFDSVIESVSEKKTTKLGTGYFVTTRMNIRVGTDLAGTHRFRILKYAPAGRAGQSEQHKKPARPRPVVNRDNAAFWEGVQRRSLLIQRCTGCGTLRHPWLPGCNACGGLDWDTVGASGEGTVYSYVVMHHPPFPAFDPPYAVGLIELAEGVRMIGNVVGVPYDKVRIGLPVRLEFQEYDEGLVLPVWRAQEAQQMQEVVA